The following are from one region of the Parabacteroides timonensis genome:
- a CDS encoding recombinase family protein produces the protein QFKKTFVLINLKITFSIFFKSYVRATFAVKIMKYGYARVSTPDQCLNLQLDALRLYGVDHICEEKISGKNKNKPVLDALIAKLKTGDQLIVWKLDRLGRRTSELIKLQEVLEKKNIALISLTEQLNTSTPIGKFAFHLLCCIAEMERNIISERTIAGLTSAKAKGRIGGRKPGLTDQAKRKAKLAVIEYIKYLQNETGTIDDVCRVVGISRATLYKYLKLEGITPKKKKDDNKNQ, from the coding sequence TTCAGTTTAAAAAAACGTTCGTTTTAATAAATTTAAAAATCACCTTCTCTATATTTTTCAAAAGCTATGTACGTGCTACTTTTGCCGTAAAAATTATGAAATATGGTTATGCACGTGTATCAACTCCGGATCAATGCTTAAACCTCCAACTGGACGCTTTACGTTTATACGGAGTGGATCACATCTGTGAAGAAAAAATATCTGGAAAAAATAAAAATAAGCCTGTTTTAGATGCTTTAATTGCAAAATTAAAAACAGGAGATCAGCTTATCGTGTGGAAACTAGACCGATTAGGAAGAAGAACCAGCGAACTTATAAAACTTCAAGAAGTTCTTGAAAAGAAAAATATTGCTCTAATTAGTCTAACAGAGCAATTAAATACATCAACACCAATCGGAAAGTTTGCGTTTCATCTTTTGTGTTGTATTGCAGAGATGGAACGAAATATAATTTCTGAACGTACAATAGCAGGTTTGACATCAGCAAAGGCAAAGGGACGAATAGGAGGACGGAAGCCCGGTCTGACAGATCAAGCCAAAAGAAAAGCAAAATTAGCGGTTATAGAATATATCAAGTATTTACAAAATGAAACCGGGACAATAGATGATGTTTGCCGGGTAGTAGGAATATCCAGAGCTACCCTATACAAATATCTAAAATTGGAAGGAATAACACCCAAAAAGAAAAAAGATGATAATAAAAATCAGTAA